A window of Leclercia adecarboxylata contains these coding sequences:
- the ymcF gene encoding cold shock small protein YmcF yields the protein MSSTIHFRCPCCHGSQFRTSIFDVSEKNPHGAKCIFCKSSMITLDHLAASRHARQVPFELRK from the coding sequence ATGAGTTCTACTATCCATTTTCGTTGCCCATGCTGTCATGGTTCGCAGTTCCGCACGTCCATTTTCGACGTGTCTGAAAAAAATCCGCACGGTGCAAAGTGCATTTTCTGCAAATCATCCATGATCACTCTCGACCACTTAGCGGCCTCCCGTCATGCCCGCCAGGTGCCGTTTGAGCTGCGTAAGTAA
- a CDS encoding ABC transporter ATP-binding protein translates to MTYAVEFNDVSRLYGDVRAVDGVTIQIRDGEFFSMLGPSGSGKTTCLRLIAGFEQLSGGTISIFGKDASLLPPWERDVNTVFQDYALFPHMTILENVAYGLMVKGISKSTRQAQSREALEKVGLSFAEARKPSQLSGGQRQRVAIARALVNQPRVLLLDEPLGALDLKLREQMQFELKKLQQELGITFIFVTHDQGEALSMSDRVAVFNNGRIEQVDTPRELYLRPRTPFVASFVGTSNVFSDATARRVCGMTGSYSLRPEHIRLDGQGEIQVRGQVQAVQFQGAATRYELRLDEGEKLLVSQANLSGLKQATAVEAGQQVTASWARDAMVPLYEEG, encoded by the coding sequence ATGACGTACGCAGTCGAGTTTAACGATGTCTCACGCCTGTATGGCGACGTGCGTGCGGTGGATGGGGTAACGATCCAGATACGTGACGGCGAGTTTTTCTCCATGCTGGGGCCTTCGGGTTCCGGCAAAACCACCTGCCTGCGCCTGATAGCCGGTTTCGAACAGCTGAGCGGCGGCACCATTTCCATATTCGGTAAAGACGCCAGCCTGCTTCCGCCCTGGGAGCGCGACGTCAACACCGTCTTTCAGGACTACGCCCTGTTTCCCCACATGACGATCCTTGAGAACGTGGCCTACGGGCTGATGGTAAAAGGGATCAGCAAATCCACCCGCCAGGCCCAGTCGCGGGAGGCGCTGGAGAAGGTCGGGCTCAGCTTTGCCGAGGCGCGCAAGCCCTCGCAGCTCTCCGGCGGCCAGCGCCAGCGGGTGGCGATCGCCCGGGCGCTGGTCAATCAGCCCCGGGTGCTGCTGCTGGATGAACCCCTCGGGGCGCTCGATCTTAAGCTGCGCGAGCAGATGCAGTTTGAGCTGAAAAAACTGCAGCAGGAGCTGGGGATCACCTTTATTTTCGTCACCCACGATCAGGGCGAAGCGCTGTCGATGTCCGACCGGGTGGCGGTGTTTAACAACGGGCGCATTGAGCAGGTGGATACCCCGCGCGAGCTCTATTTGCGGCCGCGCACGCCGTTTGTCGCCAGCTTTGTCGGCACCTCGAACGTCTTTTCCGACGCGACGGCCCGGCGCGTCTGCGGCATGACAGGCAGCTACTCCCTGCGCCCGGAACATATCCGTCTGGACGGGCAGGGTGAGATCCAGGTGCGGGGCCAGGTGCAGGCGGTGCAGTTTCAGGGGGCGGCCACCCGCTACGAACTGCGACTGGACGAAGGGGAGAAACTGCTGGTCAGCCAGGCCAACCTGAGCGGGTTGAAGCAGGCTACCGCGGTTGAGGCCGGGCAGCAGGTCACCGCCTCGTGGGCGCGTGACGCCATGGTGCCGCTGTATGAGGAGGGGTGA
- a CDS encoding PLP-dependent aminotransferase family protein — MKKYQRLAQQIISQIDLGVWQPGDKLPSLREQVTSSGMSFMTVGHAYQMLESQGHIVARPQSGYYVAARPSGQQPMPPAQVMRDEAVDINTYIFDVLQASRDPSVVPFASAFPDPRLFPLQQLNRSLANVSKTATAMSVIENLPPGNVDLRHAIARRYAQQGMNISPDEIVITAGALEALNLSLQAVTEPGDWVIVENPCFYGALQALERLKLKALSVATDVRDGIDLNALAQALNDYPVKACWLMTNGQNPLGFTLSAAKKAQLIALLTQHNVTLIEDDVYSELYYGREKPLPAKAWDRNDMTLHCSSFSKCLVAGFRIGWVAAGKHARRIQQLQLMSTLSTSSPMQLALVDYLATKRYDAHLRRLRRTLADRKQQAWQALLRHLPADVKIHHSDSGYFLWLELPAPLDAGELSARALKHHISIAPGKMFSTSDTWTPFFRFNTSWAWGEREEQAVIQLGQIISDMLNTQK, encoded by the coding sequence ATGAAAAAATACCAGCGCCTGGCGCAGCAAATCATTTCGCAGATCGACCTGGGCGTCTGGCAGCCGGGCGATAAGCTTCCCTCCCTGCGCGAGCAGGTGACCAGCAGCGGAATGAGCTTTATGACCGTCGGTCATGCCTACCAGATGCTGGAGAGCCAGGGTCACATTGTGGCGCGCCCGCAGTCGGGGTATTACGTTGCGGCCCGTCCCAGCGGACAACAGCCGATGCCCCCCGCGCAGGTAATGCGCGACGAGGCGGTTGATATCAATACCTATATCTTCGACGTCCTGCAGGCCAGCCGCGACCCGTCGGTAGTGCCTTTTGCCTCAGCCTTTCCCGATCCGCGTCTCTTCCCCTTACAGCAGCTCAACCGCTCCCTGGCGAACGTCAGTAAAACTGCCACCGCCATGAGCGTGATCGAGAACCTGCCGCCGGGCAACGTCGATCTGCGTCACGCTATCGCCCGCCGCTATGCCCAGCAGGGGATGAACATCTCCCCGGATGAAATCGTCATTACCGCTGGGGCGCTCGAAGCCCTGAACCTCAGCCTGCAGGCGGTGACCGAACCGGGCGACTGGGTAATTGTGGAGAATCCCTGTTTCTACGGTGCGCTGCAGGCGCTGGAGAGACTAAAGCTGAAGGCGCTGTCGGTGGCCACCGACGTGCGCGACGGGATCGATCTTAACGCCCTGGCGCAGGCCCTGAACGACTATCCGGTGAAAGCCTGCTGGCTGATGACTAACGGACAAAACCCGCTGGGCTTTACCCTCAGCGCCGCAAAGAAAGCGCAGCTGATCGCCTTGCTCACGCAGCACAACGTCACCCTGATTGAAGATGATGTCTACAGCGAGCTCTATTACGGCCGCGAAAAGCCGCTCCCGGCGAAGGCCTGGGATCGCAACGACATGACGCTGCACTGCTCGTCGTTCTCCAAATGCCTGGTGGCCGGGTTTCGTATTGGCTGGGTCGCCGCCGGAAAACATGCCCGCCGCATCCAGCAGCTTCAGCTGATGAGCACGTTATCCACCAGTTCGCCGATGCAGCTGGCGCTGGTGGATTATCTTGCCACCAAACGTTACGACGCTCATCTCAGGCGCCTGCGCCGTACCCTGGCCGACCGCAAACAGCAGGCGTGGCAGGCGTTGCTGCGCCATCTGCCCGCCGACGTTAAAATTCACCACAGCGACAGCGGCTATTTTTTATGGCTGGAACTGCCCGCGCCGCTGGATGCCGGGGAGCTGAGCGCCCGGGCGCTGAAACACCATATCAGCATCGCGCCCGGCAAGATGTTCTCCACCTCCGATACCTGGACGCCGTTTTTCCGTTTTAATACCTCGTGGGCCTGGGGAGAGCGGGAGGAGCAGGCGGTGATCCAGTTAGGGCAAATAATCAGCGACATGTTAAATACCCAAAAATAA
- a CDS encoding LLM class flavin-dependent oxidoreductase — protein sequence MKKIGFLSFGHWTPSPQSGTRTAADALLQSIDLAVAAEELGADGAYFRVHHFARQLASPFPLLAAIGAKTSRIEIGTGVIDMRYENPLYMAEDAGSADLISGGRLQLGISRGSPEQVIDGWRYFGYVPGEGENESDMARRHTEVLLDVLRGEGFAKPNPQPMFPNPPGLLRVEPHAEGLRERIWWGAGSNATAVWAAKLGMNLQSSTLKDDETGEPFHIQQAKQIRAYREAWAEAGHTRTPRVSVSRSIFALMDDRDRMYFGSSRNESDSVGYLDEKTRAIFGRSYAAEPDKLIAQLKQDEAIAEADTLLLTVPNQLGVDYNVHVIESILKHVAPAMGWRDA from the coding sequence ATGAAAAAGATCGGTTTTTTATCCTTTGGTCACTGGACGCCGTCTCCGCAGTCCGGCACCCGCACCGCCGCTGACGCGCTGTTGCAGTCCATCGATCTGGCGGTCGCCGCCGAAGAGCTGGGCGCCGACGGCGCTTATTTCCGGGTGCACCATTTTGCCCGTCAGCTCGCCTCTCCCTTCCCGCTGCTGGCGGCGATTGGCGCAAAAACCAGCCGGATTGAGATTGGCACTGGCGTTATCGATATGCGTTATGAAAACCCGCTCTATATGGCGGAAGATGCCGGCTCAGCCGATTTGATCTCCGGCGGGCGCCTGCAGCTGGGTATCAGCCGCGGCTCCCCGGAACAGGTGATCGATGGCTGGCGCTACTTTGGTTATGTGCCTGGCGAAGGTGAAAACGAGTCGGATATGGCGCGCCGCCACACTGAAGTGCTGCTGGACGTTCTGCGCGGCGAAGGCTTTGCCAAACCCAATCCGCAGCCGATGTTCCCTAACCCACCGGGCCTGCTGCGCGTTGAGCCGCACGCCGAAGGGCTGCGGGAGCGTATCTGGTGGGGCGCAGGCTCTAATGCCACCGCCGTGTGGGCCGCGAAGCTTGGGATGAACCTGCAAAGTTCCACCCTGAAAGACGACGAGACCGGCGAGCCGTTCCACATCCAGCAGGCAAAACAGATCCGCGCCTACCGCGAAGCTTGGGCCGAGGCGGGACACACCCGCACGCCGCGCGTCTCGGTCAGCCGCAGCATTTTTGCCCTGATGGACGATCGCGACCGGATGTACTTCGGCTCCAGCCGGAACGAAAGCGACAGCGTGGGCTATCTGGATGAGAAAACCCGCGCCATCTTCGGGCGCAGCTACGCCGCCGAGCCGGACAAGCTGATCGCCCAGCTAAAACAGGACGAAGCCATCGCCGAAGCGGACACGCTGTTACTGACCGTGCCGAATCAGTTGGGTGTCGACTATAACGTACATGTGATTGAGTCGATTCTTAAGCACGTGGCACCGGCGATGGGCTGGCGCGACGCGTGA
- the ydcS gene encoding putative ABC transporter substrate-binding protein YdcS gives MSKKFARSSLCALGMTVLTAQAAEPPKEIGKGEGRLDIIAWPGYIERGETDKNYDWVTQFEKETGCKVNVKTAATSDEMVSLMAKGGYDLVTASGDASLRLIMGKRVQPINPDLIPNWKTIDPRIVKGEWFNVDGKAYGTPYQWGPNLLMYNTKTFPTPPDSWAVVFKEQNLPDGKPNKGRVQAYDGPIYIADAALYVKATQPDLGITDPYQLTEAQYAAVVKVLKDQHALVHRYWHDTTVQMSDFKNEGVVASSAWPYQANALKGENQPIGTVFPKEGVTGWADTTMLHADARHPMCAYKWMNWSLTPKVQGDLAGWFGSLPVVAEGCKTSTLLGDKGCETNGYNYFDKIMFWKTPVANGGKFVPYSRWVQDYIAIMGGR, from the coding sequence ATGAGCAAAAAATTTGCCCGTAGCAGCCTGTGTGCGCTCGGCATGACTGTTTTGACTGCACAGGCGGCAGAGCCACCAAAAGAGATCGGCAAGGGAGAAGGACGGCTGGATATCATTGCCTGGCCAGGGTATATCGAACGGGGCGAGACCGATAAAAATTATGACTGGGTGACCCAGTTTGAAAAAGAGACCGGCTGTAAAGTTAACGTCAAAACCGCCGCCACCTCGGATGAGATGGTCAGCCTGATGGCGAAGGGCGGGTATGACCTGGTCACGGCCTCCGGCGACGCCTCCCTGCGCCTGATCATGGGTAAACGCGTCCAGCCCATCAATCCTGATTTAATTCCCAACTGGAAAACCATCGACCCGCGCATCGTCAAAGGCGAGTGGTTCAACGTCGACGGCAAAGCCTACGGCACCCCGTACCAGTGGGGGCCAAACCTGCTGATGTACAACACCAAAACCTTCCCGACGCCGCCTGACAGCTGGGCAGTGGTGTTTAAAGAGCAAAATCTGCCGGACGGCAAACCCAACAAAGGGCGCGTTCAGGCCTACGATGGTCCGATCTACATTGCCGATGCGGCGCTGTACGTCAAAGCCACCCAGCCGGATCTGGGCATCACCGATCCGTATCAGCTGACTGAAGCGCAGTATGCGGCGGTGGTGAAGGTGCTGAAAGATCAGCATGCGCTGGTCCATCGTTACTGGCATGACACCACCGTACAGATGAGTGACTTCAAAAACGAAGGGGTGGTCGCCTCCAGCGCCTGGCCGTATCAGGCTAACGCCCTGAAAGGCGAAAATCAGCCGATTGGTACCGTCTTCCCGAAAGAGGGCGTTACGGGCTGGGCGGATACCACCATGCTGCACGCCGATGCCAGACATCCGATGTGCGCCTACAAGTGGATGAACTGGTCCCTGACGCCAAAAGTGCAGGGCGATCTGGCGGGATGGTTCGGTTCGCTGCCGGTGGTGGCGGAAGGCTGTAAAACCAGCACCCTGCTTGGGGACAAGGGCTGTGAAACCAACGGCTACAACTATTTTGACAAAATCATGTTCTGGAAAACGCCTGTCGCTAACGGCGGAAAATTCGTTCCGTACAGCCGCTGGGTTCAGGACTACATCGCCATTATGGGCGGTCGTTAA